The genome window AGCCGGTAAGAGCTGGGCAGAAGCAGATGCGGATACCGCAGAAGCAATCGACTTCATGGAGTACTATGCACGTCAAATGGATAAGCTGTCCCAGCGCCACGATCTTCCTCGCATTCCGGATGAAGATAACGAGCTGTACTATGTTCCGCTCGGCGTAGGTATCGTAATTCCGCCATGGAACTTCCCGCTCGCAATCATGGTAGGGATGACGACTGCAGCGTTGGTAGCAGGTAACACCGTTGTTCTGAAGCCTGCTTCCACCACTCCTGTCATTGCTGCGAAATTCATGGAAATCCTCGAAGACGCTGGCGTACCGGCAGGTGTGGTAAACTTCGTGCCAGGCTCCGGCAGCGAAATCGGCGACTACCTCGTCGAGCATATCCAGACTCGTTTCATCAGCTTTACTGGTTCCCGCGATGTAGGTCTGCGCATCAACGAGCTGGCTGCAAAACATCGTCCAGGACAAAAATGGATGAAGCGTCTGGTTGCGGAAATGGGCGGTAAAGACTCCATCGTGGTAGACAGCGATTGCGACATCGAATTGGCTGCGCAATCGATCGTAGCGTCTGCATTTGGTTTCTCCGGTCAGAAATGTTCCGCTTGCTCCCGTGCAATCGTACACCAAGACGTATACGACCAAGTGCTGAACCGCGTAGCAGAGCTGACCAACAGCCTGACTGTGGGCGACATCCGCAGCAACGAATTCTACACAGGTCCAGTCGTTGACGATAAAGCGTACAACAAAATTCTGGAATACATCGAGATCGGTAAAACTGAAGGCAAACTGGTTGCTGGTGGCGAAAAAGGACCAGAAACCGGCTACTTCATCAAGCCAACCGTATTTGCTGACGTAGCTCCAGACGCACGCATCATGCAGGAAGAAATCTTTGGACCTGTAGTGGCGTTCTGCAAAGCGAACGACTTTGACCATGCCATGGAAATCGCAAACAACACCGAGTACGGTTTGACTGGCGCTGTCATCAGCCGCAACCGCGCAAACCTCGAGCGCGCTCGTGAAGAGTTCCATGTAGGTAACCTGTACTTCAACCGCAAGTGCACAGGCGCGTTGGTAGGCGTGCATCCATTTGGCGGCTTCAACATGTCCGGTACAGACTCTAAAGCAGGTGGACCAGACTACCTCTTGCTGTTCACCCAAGCCAAACTGGTTTCCGAAAAACTGTAAGACGCAACATCAAGCACAAGCTGCCTCCACGGAGGCGGCTTTTTTTTGCCCATTTTGTCCACACTACTAACAAGAACCAAGTGCGGGCAGGTGAGGAAGCTGTTTACGTTTGTCGTATCTGGTCTATCTGCTTTTTTCCTAGTCTATCTGTTGATGCCGGCCGCTCATTGGCTGGCCTGGAAAACACAGCTGCTGGATATCCCGAGAGGACGAAAGGGACACAGTCATCCGACGCCGCTATCCGGTGGGGTGGCGATGTTTGTCGGGATGATTGTAGTGTCCACTTTTTTTGCGGGGGTGCAAAAAACGGTTGCGGTTTTGGCGGCTGGAGGTGCCGTTTTGATGGCGATCGGGTGGGCCGATGATGCCTTCAAAGCGCAGCAAAAAGATTTTCCCGCACTGCCCAAGTTATTGGTGCAGTTGTTGGTAGGAGTGATGGTATTTTTCTTTGACATCCGTTTTCGCGGGGTTAGTCTTTCCTGGTTGGGTGGTGAGGATGGCGCATTTGTCATGTTCCCTGTGTGGGTATCTTTTCTGGCAACCGTGCTGTGGATAGTCGGCTTGATCAATATGGTGAACTTTTTGGATGGAGTAGATGGCTTGGCGGCGGGAGCGACCGTTTTTTCAGCCGTCACGCTGTTCTTTCTTTCCTTGGTCAAGGGGCAGGATCTGACAGCATTGCTAGCCGTATCGTTGGCAGGGGCAGCGCTTGCTTTCTTGCGTTTCAATTTTTATCCGGCAAAAATTTTCATGGGAGATGCGGGCTCGATGTTTTTAGGCTTTGCCTTGGCGATCATTTCCCTGGAGGGGACGATGAAGGGGGCCACGCTGATTTCACTCGTGGTAACGGTACTTGCTTTGGGGCTGCCGGTCATGGATACGGTACAGGTCATGATCAGCAGGCTGCTCGCGGGATCTCCCATGTATCAAGCGGATCGCCGCCATGTGCATCATCGGTTGATGTCACACGGGTTGACGGCTAAACAGACAGTGGTTGTGCTGTATTTGGTCAGCTTTCTTTTCTCAGCTTTGTCGCTGTTTCTGTTTTACTTCCAAAAAATTTGACGGAGCGCAGCTAGGGTGTGTAGAAATGGTACTGGTTGCGTCCAGCCGCTTTTGCGGCGTAGAGAGCTTTGTCGGCATTGGTCAGGAGCTGATCGCCGCCTGTGGCAGAGTGAGGATAGAGAGCGATGCCCATGCTGGTCGTGCAGAGGAAGGTGTTCTCCTCGATCTCCCATGGCTTTTGCAGAGCTAGCAAAATGCGTTTCGATACCTTTTCCACCTGTTGCCGCGACTGGATTCCCGTCAGGAGGACGATGAACTCG of Brevibacillus choshinensis contains these proteins:
- the pruA gene encoding L-glutamate gamma-semialdehyde dehydrogenase, with the translated sequence MQVEFKNEAFTNFSLPENKKAFEEALAKVESELGLEYDLIIGGERIKTEKKSRSINPSNKEQVVGVVSQADQALAEKAIQVAASTFETWKKVPGTSRSRYLTKAAAILRRRKHEFSAWLVKEAGKSWAEADADTAEAIDFMEYYARQMDKLSQRHDLPRIPDEDNELYYVPLGVGIVIPPWNFPLAIMVGMTTAALVAGNTVVLKPASTTPVIAAKFMEILEDAGVPAGVVNFVPGSGSEIGDYLVEHIQTRFISFTGSRDVGLRINELAAKHRPGQKWMKRLVAEMGGKDSIVVDSDCDIELAAQSIVASAFGFSGQKCSACSRAIVHQDVYDQVLNRVAELTNSLTVGDIRSNEFYTGPVVDDKAYNKILEYIEIGKTEGKLVAGGEKGPETGYFIKPTVFADVAPDARIMQEEIFGPVVAFCKANDFDHAMEIANNTEYGLTGAVISRNRANLERAREEFHVGNLYFNRKCTGALVGVHPFGGFNMSGTDSKAGGPDYLLLFTQAKLVSEKL
- a CDS encoding MraY family glycosyltransferase — protein: MRKLFTFVVSGLSAFFLVYLLMPAAHWLAWKTQLLDIPRGRKGHSHPTPLSGGVAMFVGMIVVSTFFAGVQKTVAVLAAGGAVLMAIGWADDAFKAQQKDFPALPKLLVQLLVGVMVFFFDIRFRGVSLSWLGGEDGAFVMFPVWVSFLATVLWIVGLINMVNFLDGVDGLAAGATVFSAVTLFFLSLVKGQDLTALLAVSLAGAALAFLRFNFYPAKIFMGDAGSMFLGFALAIISLEGTMKGATLISLVVTVLALGLPVMDTVQVMISRLLAGSPMYQADRRHVHHRLMSHGLTAKQTVVVLYLVSFLFSALSLFLFYFQKI